A window from Macaca thibetana thibetana isolate TM-01 chromosome 7, ASM2454274v1, whole genome shotgun sequence encodes these proteins:
- the TP53BP1 gene encoding TP53-binding protein 1 isoform X4, translating into MSESMVETHDPILGSDKGDSGAAPDMDDKLCLRMKLVSPETEASEESLQFNLEKPATGERKNGSTAVAESVASPQKTMSVFSCICEVRQENEAGSEDPPTAPIRGNLLHFPSSQGEEEKEKLEGDRTIRQSQQPMKPISPVKDPVSPASQKMVIQGPSSPQGEAMVTDVLEDQKEGRNTNQENPSKALIERPSQNNIGIQTMECSLRVPETVSAATQTIKNVCEQGTSTVDQSCGKQDATVQTERGSGEKPVSASGDDTESLHSQGEEEFDMPQPPHGHVLHRHMRTIREVRTLVTRVITDVYYVDGTEVERKVTEETEEPIVECQECETEVSPSQTGGSSGDLGDISSFSSKASSLHRTSSGTSLSAMHSSGSSGKGAGPLKGKTSGTEPADFALPSSRGGPGKLSPRKGVSQTGTPVCEEDGDAGLGIRQGGKAPVTPRGRGRRGRPPSRTTGTRETAVPGPLGIEDISPNLSPDDKSFSRVVPRVPDSTRRTDVGAGALRRSDSPEIPFQAAAGPSDGLDASSPGNSFVGLRVVAKWSSNGYFYSGKITRDVGAGKYKLLFDDGYECDVLGKDILLCDPIPLDTEVTALSEDEYFSAGVVKGHRKESGELYYSIEKEGQRKWYKRMAVILSLEQGNRLREQYGLGPYEAVTPLTKAADISLDNLVEGKRKRRSNVSSPATPTASSSSSTTPTRKITESPRASMGVLSGKRKLITSEEERSPAKRGRKSATVKPGAVGAGEFVSPCESGDNTGEPSALEEQRGPLPLNKTLFLGYAFLLTMATTSDKLASRSKLSDGPTGSSEEEEEFLEIPPFNKQYTESQLRAGAGYILEDFNEAQCNTAYQCLLIADQHCRTRKYFLCLASGIPCVSHVWVHDSCHANQLQNYRNYLLPAGYSLEEQRILDWQPRENPFQNLKVLLVSDQQQNFLELWSEILMTGGAASVKQHHSSAHNKDIALGVFDVVVTDPSCPASVLKCAEALQLPVVSQEWVIQCLIVGERIGFKQHPKYKHDYVSH; encoded by the exons agcCTGCAACtggtgaaagaaaaaatggatctACTGCTGTTGCTGAGTCTGTTGCCAG TCCCCAGAAGACCATGTCTGTGTTTAGCTGTATCTGTGAagtcaggcaagagaatgagGCTGGAAGTGAGGATCCCCCCACTGCACCCATCAG GGGGAACTTGCTCCACTTTCCAAGTTCtcaaggagaagaggagaaagaaaaattggagGGTGACCGTACAATCAGGCAGAGTCAACAGCCTATGAAGCCCATTAGTCCTGTCAAGGACCCTGTTTCTCCTGCTTCCCAGAAGATGGTCATACAAGGGCCATCCAGTCCTCAAGGAGAGGCAATGGTGACAGATGTGCTAGAAGACCAGAAAGAAGGACGGAATACTAATCAGGAAAATCCTAGTAAGGCCTTGATTGAAAGGCCCAGCCAAAATAACATAGGAATCCAAACCATGGAGTGTTCCCTGAGGGTCCCAGAAACTGTTTCAGCAGCAACCCAGACTATAAAGAATGTGTGTGAGCAGGGGACCAGTACAGTGGACCAGAGCTGTGGAAAGCAAGATGCCACAGTTCAGACTGAGAGGGGGAGTGGTGAGAAACCAGTCAGTGCTTCTGGGGATGATACAGAGTCGCTCCATAGCCAG GGAGAAGAAGAGTTTgatatgcctcagcctccacatgGCCATGTCTTACATCGTCACATGAGAACAATCCGGGAAGTACGCACACTTGTCACTCGTGTCATTACAGATGTGTATTATGTGGATGGAacagaagtagaaagaaaagtaACTGAG GAGACTGAAGAGCCAATTGTAGAGTGTCAGGAGTGTGAAACTGAAGTTTCCCCTTCACAGACTGGGGGCTCCTCAGGTGACCTGGGGGATATCAGCTCCTTCTCCTCCAAGGCATCCAGCTTACACCGCACATCAAGTGGGACAAGTCTCTCAGCTATGCACAGCAGTGGCAGCTCAGGGAAAGGAGCCGGACCACTCAAAGGGAAAACCAGCGGGACAGAACCCGCAGATTTTGCCTTACCCAGCTCCCGAGGAGGCCCAggaaaactgag TCCTAGAAAAGGGGTCAGTCAGACAGGGACGCCAGTGTGTGAGGAGGATGGTGATGCAGGCCTTGGCATCAGACAGGGAGGGAAGGCTCCAGTCACGCCTCGTGGGCGCGGGCGAAGGGGCCGCCCACCTTCTCGGACCACTGGAACCAG AGAAACagctgtgcctggccccttggGCATAGAGGACATTTCACCTAACTTGTCACCAGATGATAAATCCTTCAGCCGTGTCGTGCCCCGAGTGCCAGACTCCACCAGACGAACAGATGTGGGTGCTGGTGCTTTGCGTCGTAGCGACTCTCCAGAAATTCCTTTCCAGGCTGCTGCTGGCCCTTCTGATGGCTTAGATGCCTCCTCTCCAGGGAACAGCTTTGTAGGGCTCCGTGTTGTAGCCAAGTGGTCATCCAATGGCTACTTTTACTCTGGGAAAATCACGCGAGATGTCGGAGCTGGGAAGTACAAATTGCTCTTTGATGATGGGTACGAATGTGATGTGTTGGGCAAAGACATTCTATTATGTGACCCTATTCCGCTGGACACTGAAGTGACGGCCCTCTCGGAGGATGAGTATTTCAGTGCAG GAGTGGTGAAAGGACATAGGAAGGAGTCTGGGGAACTGTACTACAGCATTGAAAAAGAAGGCCAAAGAAAGTGGTATAAGCGAATGGCTGTCATCCTGTCCTTGGAGCAAGGAAACAGACTGAGAGAGCAGTATGGGCTTGGCCCCTATGAGGCAGTAACACCTCTCACAAAGGCAGCAGATATCAGCTTAG ACAATTTGGTGGAAGGGAAGCGGAAACGGCGCAGTAACGTCAGCTCCCCAGCCACCCCTACTGCCTCCAGTAGCAGCAGCACAACCCCTACCCGAAAGATCACAGAAAGTCCTCGTGCCTCCATGGGAGTTCTCTCAGGCAAAAGAAAACTTATCACTTCTGAAGAGGAACGGTCCCCTGCCAAGCGAGGTCGCAAGTCTGCCACCGTAAAACCTG GTGCAGTGGGGGCAGGAGAGTTTGTGAGCCCCTGTGAGAGTGGAGACAACACCGGTGAACCCTCTGCCCTGGAAGAGCAGAGAGGACCTTTGCCTCTGAACAAGACCTTGTTTCTGGGCTATGCATTCCTCCTTACCATGGCCACAACCAGTGACAAGTTGGCCAGCCGCTCCAAACTGTCAGATGGTCCTACAGGAAGCAGTGAGGAAGAAGAGG aatttTTAGAAATTCCTCCTTTCAACAAGCAGTATACAGAATCCCAGCTTCGAGCAGGGGCTGGCTATATCCTTGAAGATTTCAATGAAGCCCAG TGTAACACAGCTTACCAGTGTCTTCTAATTGCGGATCAGCATTGTCGAACCCGGAAGTACTTCCTGTGCCTTGCCAGTGGGATTCCTTGTGTGTCTCATGTCTGGGTCCATGATAGTTGCCATGCCAACCAGCTCCAGAACTACCGTAATTATCTGTTGCCAGCTGGGTACAGCCTTGAGGAGCAAAGAATTCTGGACTG GCAACCCCGTGAAAATCCTTTCCAGAATCTGAAGGTACTCTTGGTATCAGACCAACAGCAGAACTTCCTGGAGCTCTGGTCTGAGATCCTCATGACTGGAGGGGCAGCCTCTGTGAAGCAGCACCATTCAAGTGCCCATAACAAAG ATATTGCTTTAGGGGTATTTGATGTGGTGGTGACAGACCCCTCTTGCCCAGCCTCGGTGCTGAAGTGTGCTGAAGCATTGCAGCTGCCTGTCGTGTCACAAGAGTGGGTGATCCAGTGCCTCATTGTTGGGGAGAGAATTGGATTCAAGCAGCATCCAAAATATAAACACGATTATGTTTCTCACTAA